The DNA segment CAGAAAAGGATTTCTTGAAACTCAGTTATGAATTTGATTTTGTATTACTTGATTATGTACACACGAGACTTGATTAACAACAAAAAgctttttttaacaaaacttgttttttctttaaaaaaaaaaaggcatacTAGTACTTAACATCACTTCAAATTATAATGCAGTTTTCCCTCCTTACAATGAACTCGTACAATGAATTCATCCTACATTGTAATTTCCATGGACAATGGATtcattcagggtttttttataCTAGAgatttattcaaatatttcgTGGAATGGTTTATCCAATTTTCCACACAATGGATTCATCCTATTTCTACACAATGGATTCGCCCTATTTTCTACACAATGGATTCATCCTAATTGCTACACATTGAATTTCCATGCCAAGAAACATCATCTTATACTTTTTGTTGTCCTATTAATTGTTAAtcttaaattaatttgtaacaCAAGCTTAGTTATTGTGCATTACCgggtaatatacatgtagagtggTATTATTCTAAATTTAGAAAAAAGAAGTaacttataatatttaatagcctcagtatcaaaatgaaaattatagtACTGGTCATGGTATCCATCAATTTTATTTCCCTGCATAATATATACCGGCATGACAGATCTCGTGCACATAGTGCACATGAGAGAAAGCTACATCAAACATAGACTGAagctataaacaaataaaatgaatacaCATTATGATGAACTAGTTGTGTTCATGATAAAAAAAGGCACTACAATTTTGTGTTTTAACATAGTGCCAGTACAAGAAAACATAATTCTTGGATTGGCTTACTAAGCTACAGATGTTTTCCCAGATATAAAATGTGGTGATAAAGCACCCTATATAATCATGATTCTGAGCATGTCCATCAGTGACCTGTGAAATGTGACGCCTACACTGGACACATGtaggtttaaaacaaaatccaagtAGACTGGCTGTGTCTTCTGTTGTCCACAGTGTTCCTCTATTGTGATGCAACCACAAAGTCCACTGTAAGAACCAGTCTAGCTGCCACCTTGAACTAATTATTAAAAACTGAAATGACTGCAGTATATTGAGTTATTTACTTAGTATTTTAACAAACCATGATCAAAGTAACAACCcttgcaatttagaaaatatcCATGGCAAAAgcacatgccattgaaaaaatcCTGAATATAGTCAAAGGCCAAAAAGTGCCGATGAAAGttaaaaactccacagcattgccgattgccgtgggcaattgcaggggttgagtAATCAGATCGAAAATTTGTCACATGACAAAATCGGATATCAAAATTGCACAACAATGTTAAAATGCCAGATGTTGACATCACCCTGTTGGTAGTAGTTTGCCACTCAAGTAAATCATGTGCATGGTTACATACAGTTAGAAAACCCAAACTCTTCAAAACAACCTACATGTAATTGGTTGAAGCAATTGATTCCTACATAACATACTCATTgctctgtacatgtatatctaatgGTTTCACACAAACAGAGATAAGCACATAAAGTGAGAGTAAACACAGTTAACCTCCTGACAATGACAATATTAACAGTAGATAGCTGTGAAATGTGACCCCagattgaaaaaagaagaaagaaaaacaaaaacaaagttaaacacattttaacccCTCCCACTATTgctatgaaataaaattgaaagaaCCCAGTTACAAAACTTCAAAATCCACAAATATACACCCTCACAAAGGAGCCTTCTATTCAACAAAACTGGTACAGTACAAtgacatgtataatacatattgAGAACATTAAAATATCACACAATGGAAGCTTTAACCGAAAAGAAACCATTAGGTATGCATGGTTGGTTTGTTCACCTAAAGACCATCAGCGTAACTTGCACCCGTTATCACATAAAGCTTGATtgcaagaaaacaaaagaagctAAAATGGACTGCGGTTACATGGAATCCGGACAAGCACTGGACGTTTGAGGCAGGACAGTATCCATGGCTTTCTTGGCTTCGTGTTTCAAATCTTGTGCCTCACACTTCAGTCTGGCTATCACCCACTCCATTGCCTGACGACCCTATAGCATAAAGATTTATTTCAAACACAAATTTTAACACAGTTGGTGAAGGCAGCCTAACAGTTTGCGATGGAATTAAGATTGGATGTGATAGTATTAGtaaacactgttttgtttttatttttctgctGGTCTGAGTTTGCACATGCATTTCAAGTgtgttgtaaaaataaaagaaagaaatgttttatttaatgatgcactcaacacattttatttacggttatacagcgtcagacatatggttatggaccacacagatattgagagtagaaacccgctgtcgccacttcatggactgctcttttcaattagcagcaagggatcttttatatgcaccatcccacagacagggtagtacataccacagcctttgatataccagtcgtggtgcactggctggaacgggaaataagtgtgttggttgtattTAAGTGTAGAGAACTCCAATACAACTCTTATCATAGCCAATGTCATGTTTAGGTGTGTTAACTGGATGGTGAAGGTTTAATAACATATcaactcatttaaaaaatattgtcaaataataattcattttCACACTTCACTGACTATTGCTTAACTTTTTGTGaggagtatattattattacatccAATTAGGGTTCACGCAttctgtcctgtacacacataTCAGCTATCTGAGCGGTCTACTGGATTGGTCCTATCATGATTCAGTTATATTTAATGGATGCCATGATTTAACAACCATCctatagaaatatataaatgGATCAGTTGTGACATAAAATGAAGTGTGAGAACGTCCCCACATTAAGCATGCATGCTAGAATCATCTGAatacagggtttctagaatttttataaaatccactagccatgggatcagtgatttaaaaaatttactagccacaattaaaaattcactagccctactttttaagttaaaacaattttactaattaatataaatcATTGGATATATCACCTAATagaacttaaaaacactaatattgggtggtggtagtgggggcaggatattcatatttacaacatggacttaactgcagcatttgaccattttcttttcactagtcgtcaggcatggcaatgatagttatttactagcccagcattgaaaattcactagccatgggagtggggctaccataatctagaagccctgctggaTATAACGTTGCTAATGCCCAACAAAGACAAATAACACTCAATACAGCACCAACCTTGTTTGCATTGGCAGATATTGTGTCCGTCATGACATTTTCCAAATAGTTGGAGAGTGGTAATCCATTCACTGTGACCACAGCTTCCTGATGAAGGCTTGTTCTGAAgcacaatattaattattactgaACCGATTTTTGTACCCAATATTTCCTTGCAATAactattattaaagggacataccctattttcaacccgtgaaaattaacactatttagttaatctacaaacctgtaacacatttggataaagttacagttgagtgaaacatgactgaaatagtgaaatacccttctaaaaatagactaaaactcgactccataactgttacttctcagacgcatgtgcatttttaaaaatatgagaaatgcattttgtgatattaaaaacaccaggatgaccaaaaacacttcggatgtacggaaattaataatctaaaccataaaaagtaaagtatgatttcagttatccaaaatggcaataatagtcaaaaatatgtctcagtgtttaaaaaccagggtatgtccctttaaggcattATAATGAACTCCAGCACattacgtatatatatatatatatgttaatttatgaaaacaaaattgacatactacatgtacatctatgtTTACCACCAAAAAATTGTAGACAAATGTTTGGTTTGATGAAATTTCTCATTTAAAATGAGCTTCAAAAACAattcactattacatgtatgtaataattattattactgatcCATTTTAAGACTATAAATTGCAAAACTTCTCTCTGAAAATGCCATGCtgacatatttttaatgataatattaaaGTTGCCTCTGCCATAATACTGGTAACATAATTTAAgaatgcaaaatacaaaaacaccaACATCTTATACAGCATACTATAAGATGaagaatttcaaacatttttataagGAGGATCTATtcttaacaacaaaaaatatacttCAGATTACAACTTTAGCCAtcttattatgtatgtatatatctgtatgaCATTGTAAATTACAAGACAaaccacatacatgtaacttGACAATTTGTAAATACTTACTTTGATttatctgttgaatgctgcttGTAAACTAACACTTCATCCACGTTGACAACATTGCAGAATGTTAActgtaaacaagaaaaagatttgtgtttaaaatgtaaatagcaatatttaaaatacaagcaAGCAGTATCACTGAGCTAAATGCAGTtgaacatccatccatccatccatccgatcaatcaatcaatgtgctaaaATATGCACTGAAGGTTCATGCATGTCTGCCGTGGGCACATCCTACCGGgaacacacctcaactatctgggttgtctgtccaggacaggggtcAATCTTAAGTTATTAGTGGTCAGTAAGCGAGAAGTAAGAGGAGTGGCCATACAccagcccaatgggccattaTGTTCTGAACGGAGGCTGGTACCAGggtgcgaactcagtacctaccagccttaaggccCATGGCTTACTAGAAACCATCAGTGCTGGTCCTGTTAGATATCACATGATAAATGGGTCAGTCGAGACGTGTGTTCAGAAGGGCCAGTGGTTGCAGTTTCTCTCTAGGCCATTTTTTGCACCtaactttattaattattttcttgcttatatccaattaaggttcaagcacactgtccttggCAAATacttcagctatttgggctgtctgtccaggatagtgagttacatgtagttgttagcgagagagaagagggtgtagtggtcttacatatacatgtacccattgagtcgttaaaagtcaCCCtggatgggagctggtaccgggctgcgaaccctgtacctaccagctgtatgtccgatggcctaaccacaacacaTCCGAGGCAGGTAtagtgttaatatatttaacagaaataaaattctgtttcTCCTTCAAACAATGAGGACTTCTGATGAGAACAGACGTGTTGCCTTGTAATCTCGAGTTGCCCCCCTGAGGACTCTTATGCAGTTATGGAAAACTTTTAGAGTATCGCGTCTCGTACACTGGGTCACAGgcttccgtgactttggtgtacagTGACGTGATTGTACCGACGAAGAAGAGGAGATGGAGCAAGAGGAAAAGTGTGCCAGGAacggtcccttctgcgacgccgcccccagcccTGCGGGAACCGTCGACCACCGAGAGGGACCGACTCAACACCGCTGTGTGTGAGACACCCCACAACGACCCTCCATCGCCGACCGTCACGTGGCCCAGgcagaactggccggtatcgcCGGTACAGCCAGTCGCCATGCCACAGGCCCAATCAGCCGCCGTTGGCAagaggaaggcaacatcaccgaccaaccagccagccaagaccgAGAGACCAGCGCCGGTAGTAGCCCCCCTGAAGAGTCCGAGTGGACCGTCGCAGTGAGCAGACTGAAGAAACACCTTcatcagtacatgcagggggacacgacaGACCCGACCAAGCTCCGTTGCAGTTACCTCAATGCGGACTGGAGATCCCTGGAGGATGGCAGCGAGTACGAACTTCACAGCAAGATGTTCGGTACTCACCACACCgtagttgtgatgcactgaaGGGAGCAGACCTATAGACAGGCCATACTTTCGAACAAGTTGGATAACTGGAATCTACATAAGATGATCTGATCTGTCTGCGGCCCCAACATCTGCTGCCGAACCTCCAGCCTCGCCGATGTAAAAACCTaatggccttaacgaggccactcacgtggacgtatagatcagactttaaaaacttttagaccttcgttcaaaagttcatgtcgaaattacttttttttcttttcttttttaaaaatattattaaatagtccgatcctctcttctttatttatttttggactgtccttccaaaatgctccaaattatataaatattcgactgagcagtcaattctttttatgtTTGGCTTGTAacgtttttctttctaattttaatcctactaatttcttttactaattgctattttcaaaattctgtccattttcaccccccccccccccaaatcccaaatcaggc comes from the Gigantopelta aegis isolate Gae_Host chromosome 14, Gae_host_genome, whole genome shotgun sequence genome and includes:
- the LOC121387994 gene encoding PRELI domain containing protein 3B-like, translating into MKIWTSDHVFDHPWETVVKAAWRKYPNPMNPSVTGIDVLDRYIDSNGVLQTHRLMSTSWGLPSWVTRLVGMDRVCYAKEHSEVDPSTKTMKLKTRNLTFCNVVNVDEVLVYKQHSTDKSKTSLHQEAVVTVNGLPLSNYLENVMTDTISANANKGRQAMEWVIARLKCEAQDLKHEAKKAMDTVLPQTSSACPDSM